The DNA region ACATATAAGTCGCTTGACAAAAATTTTAAATGGTTTTTACCCTTTTTAGCTTTTGGGGTATTTTATAATTATCCGGCTATTTTTCAACTGCTTATTATTAACCATACCAACGCTTGGTGTAATAACTTCAATGACATACTGGAGTTTATTTGTTATACAATGTTCATCATGTCATTTGATGATCGGGCAAAACGAAAAAAACATGTATATATAGCAGCGGGTGTTATTATTGGGTTAACGCTTATTGATATATTTTTCATTCAGGGTTTTTGGCATAGAGCAACCATCGCGATAGTTATACAGAATATATTTGGCCTTTGGCTTGTTTGTGATTATTACTATAGATTATTGAATGATGATAATGACGAATACATAGAATTAATATCACACCCCCCGTTTTTGGCGATAACGGGGATTTTTTTCTATTATTTGGCAATGACATTTTATTACTCTTGTTTTAGCTTCATGGTGTATAAAAACAATTATCATTTTTATCTGATAGCAATAACATTGTTAGATCTTAACTCATTAATGCTATACGGCCTATTTTCATTTTCCTTTATATGCTTTTTCAGGAAGAACAATTTATCCTCATAATAATAGCGGGTACTGCTTTATTGCTTCTGTTAGGGGTGTTCATGGTTAGCTTTATGCTCATGTACCAAAAAAAACAGAATAAAAACCTGCTTGAACGCGAAAATTTGAAAGCTTCATTTAAACAGGAAATGCTTAAAACGCAGATAGAGATCCAGGAGCAAACACTAAACGATATAAGCCGCGAGATCCATGATAATATTACCCAGGTGTTATCATTTGTGAAATTGAACCTGGGCCTGCTTAACAATAGCCTTGATGATGAAAAAAAAGCCCGTGTAAATGAGAACCGCGAACTGGTTTCGCAAACCATTAATGATTTGAGGCACCTTTCAAAAAGCATGAGCTTTGAGCATATCAGCTCACAGGGGCTTATAAAAACCCTCGAAACCGAAACCGAACGTTTAACCCGCAGCGGTATCATCAATGTTATTTTTGCCGTTGAAGGTGATGTATATAGTTTAGGCGAGCAGCGCGAACTGGTGATATTCCGGATCTTCCAGGAAGCGATAAATAATACTTTGAAATACGCTAAGGCAGCTAACCTTAAAATCGGTTTGTATTATACTGCACAAATGTTTAATTTGCTCATCGAAGATGATGGTGCTGGTTTCAATACCGAAAAGGTTGATAATAAGGGCGGTTCGGGATTGCGGAACATTGAAAACAGGGCAGCTTTAGTAGGCGCGGACGTAATTATTGCCAGCTCGCCTGGTAAGGGTTGCCAGATAAAATTGTCGTTCAATCCCCTGGTACAACAAATTTATGCTAAAGGAACCCATTCAAATAGCCTTAGTTGATGATCATAAACTCTTCAGGAGCGGTATGGCTGCTCTTGTCACCAATTTTAAAAGATACAATATACTATTTGAGGCCGCAAACGGGCAGGAACTAATTGATACCATAAGCAAGGGCATAGTTCCTGATATCATATTGCTGGATATCAGCATGCCTGTTATGGATGGCGTTGAAGCCGCGCAAGTGCTCAGGGCTAAATATCCCGGTGTCAGGGTCATTATATTATCCATGTTTGAAGATGCCGAGAAGGT from Mucilaginibacter sp. SJ includes:
- a CDS encoding sensor histidine kinase yields the protein MLFQEEQFILIIIAGTALLLLLGVFMVSFMLMYQKKQNKNLLERENLKASFKQEMLKTQIEIQEQTLNDISREIHDNITQVLSFVKLNLGLLNNSLDDEKKARVNENRELVSQTINDLRHLSKSMSFEHISSQGLIKTLETETERLTRSGIINVIFAVEGDVYSLGEQRELVIFRIFQEAINNTLKYAKAANLKIGLYYTAQMFNLLIEDDGAGFNTEKVDNKGGSGLRNIENRAALVGADVIIASSPGKGCQIKLSFNPLVQQIYAKGTHSNSLS